In Passer domesticus isolate bPasDom1 chromosome 9, bPasDom1.hap1, whole genome shotgun sequence, a genomic segment contains:
- the LOC135308355 gene encoding LOW QUALITY PROTEIN: PHD finger protein 7-like (The sequence of the model RefSeq protein was modified relative to this genomic sequence to represent the inferred CDS: inserted 4 bases in 2 codons), whose product MSDRKQEGPGAREPACMLCHCVEADPDTCGDKVDKCGLCAHIFCMGKNVLDSWAFSLEISKLQCGGSTEGGSVGWDPAVAASCALPGAAGLPGEAPRLLLMGLLGSFQRCCVCGQSGATIKCCKEDCERWFHLPCAKEDGSVNQYITPYSSYCPQHCPEQEVQATPELGTDCPICMEPLEDRKTFETMVCPTCKRAWFHRDCIQVGXPSPQSWGAAGAQQHLGXWLTLHVFALQGQAMRAGLACLHCPLCRDGVGFVAEMLILGIRVGVLLPGSQDRRVQMLCQAMS is encoded by the exons ATGTCTGACAGGAAGCAGGAGGGCCCTGGTGCCAGGGAGCCAG catgcATGCTGTGTCACTGTGTGGAGGCTGACCCGGACACCTGCGGTGACAAAGTGGACAAGTGCGGGCTCTGTGCCCACATCTTTTGCATG GGAAAAAACGTCTTGGATTCATGGGCTTTCTCCCTCGAGATATCCAAATTGCAGTGTGGCGGCAGCACAGAAG gcGGCTCTGTGGGCTGGGACCCAGCAGTGGCCGCATCCTGCGCCCTGCCCGGAGCcgcggggctgccaggggaggccccgaggctgctgctgatggggcTGCTTGGCTCTTTCCAGCGCTGCTGCGTCTGTGGCCAGAGCGGGGCAACCATCAAGTGCTGCAAGGAGGACTGCGAGAGATGgttccacctgccctgtgccaaggAGGACGGCTCTGTCAATCAGTACATCACTCCATACAG ctcttactgtccccagcactgtccagagcaggaggtgcaggcaactccagagctgggcaccGATTGCCCCATCTGCATGGAGCCGCTGGAGGATAGGAAGACCTTTGAAACCATGGTGTGCCCAACGTGCAAAAGAGCCTGGTTCCACAGGGACTGCATCCAGGTCGG TCCCTCCCCTCAGTCCTGGGGCgcagcaggtgctcagcagcacctggg ctggctcacactgcatgtgtttgccctgcagggacaggccatgcgCGCTGGTCTTGCGTGCCTCCACTGCCCCCTGTGCAGAGATGGTGTGGGTTTCGTTGCCGAAATGCTCATCTTGGGGATCAGAGTTGGTGTCCTTCTGCCTGGCTCACAAGACAGGAGGGTACAGATGCTATGTCAGGCCATGTCTTAG
- the LOC135308356 gene encoding PHD finger protein 7-like — protein MCCKEDCERWFHLPCAKEGGCVNQYITPYSSYCPEHRPEQEVQATPEPGTDCLICMEPVEDRKTFETMVCPTCKRAWFHRDCIQGQAMRAGALFFQCPLCRDSGEFAVEMFFMGIRVPFRQPTWEDNDAFAYLGERHSMCNARECLYPGGREEAEHEGPWQLLLCSSCAAEGTHRRCSGLRKKTYIWECDSCAGLGTSSRDEPELSGPSLARQSGQESAHGSSESQDIRPSSGTPVPSGLASPSPSPETSSQNSQQQPASQQSLPSSLLDTSSPSRSRPTYSSSPDPEDRLHSRRAGPDRRRNSSGPQDIPQTQPLPAAGSGPESTCPVQA, from the exons ATGTGCTGCAAGGAGGACTGCGAGAGATGGTTCCACCTGCCCTGCGCCAAGGAGGGTGGCTGCGTCAATCAGTACATCACTCCATACAG CTCCTACTGCCCCGAGCACCGTCcagagcaggaggtgcaggCGACTCCAGAGCCGGGCACCGATTGCCTCATCTGCATGGAGCCTGTGGAGGATAGAAAGACCTTTGAAACCATGGTGTGCCCAACGTGTAAAAGAGCCTGGTTCCACAGGGACTGCATCCAG ggacaggccatgcgCGCTGGTGCTTTATTCTTCCAGTGCCCCCTCTGCAGAGACAGCGGGGAATTCGCTGTTGAAATGTTCTTCATGGGGATCAGAGTCCCCTTCAG ACAGCCAACATGGGAGGACAACGATGCCTTTGCTTATCTAGGAGAGAGGCACAGCATGTGCAATGCCAGGGAATGCCTTTACcctggaggcagggaggaggcagagcatgaggg gccctggcaattgctcctgtgctcctcctgtgctgctgagggcaccCACAGGCGCTGCTCTGGCCTGAGAAAAAAGACATACATATGGGAGTGTGACAGCTGTGCTGGTCTTGGAACGT CCTCCAGGGATGAGCCAGAGCTCAgtggccccagcctggccagacaGTCAGGACAGGAATCTGCTCATGGCTCCTCAGAATCCCAGGACATCAGGCCCAGCTCCGGCACGCCGGTGCCATCGGGGCTGGCTTCCCCGTCTCCATCTCCAGAGACCAGCAGCCAAAACAGCCAGCAACAGCCAGCATCACAGCAGTCACTGCCATCTTCCTTGCTggacaccagcagccccagcagatcaAGGCCAACATACAGCAGCTCCCCGGACCCTGAGGACAGGCTCCATTCCAGACGTGCTGGGCCTGACCGCAGGCGAAACAGCTCTGGCCCGCAAG ACATCCCCCAGACACAGCCGCTGCCGGCAGCAGGGTCGGGCCCAGAGTCCACGTGTCCGGTCCAggcgtga